A single region of the Drosophila miranda strain MSH22 chromosome 2, D.miranda_PacBio2.1, whole genome shotgun sequence genome encodes:
- the LOC117187303 gene encoding histone H2B, producing MPPKTSGKAAKKAGKAQKNITKNDKKKKRKRKESYAIYIYKVLKQVHPDTGISSKAMSIMNSFVNDIFERIAAEASRLAHYNKRSTITSREIQTAVRLLLPGELAKHAVSEGTKAVTKYTSSK from the coding sequence ATGCCTCCCAAGACTAGTGGAAAGGCAGCCAAAAAGGCTGGAAAGGCTCAGAAGAACATCACCAAGAACgacaagaagaagaagcgCAAGAGGAAGGAGAGCTATGCCATCTATATTTACAAAGTTCTGAAGCAAGTCCATCCTGACACTGGTATTTCGTCGAAAGCGATGAGCATCATGAACAGCTTTGTAAATGACATCTTCGAGCGCATTGCTGCCGAGGCGTCTCGCTTGGCTCATTACAACAAGCGCTCAACCATCACCAGTCGGGAAATCCAAACGGCTGtgcgcctgctgctgccgggAGAGCTGGCCAAGCACGCTGTTAGTGAGGGAACCAAGGCTGTCACCAAGTACACCAGCTCCAAGTAA
- the LOC108156795 gene encoding histone H4, with protein sequence MTGRGKGGKGLGKGGAKRHRKVLRDNIQGITKPAIRRLARRGGVKRISGLIYEETRGVLKVFLENVIRDAVTYTEHAKRKTVTAMDVVYALKRQGRTLYGFGG encoded by the coding sequence ATGACTGGTCGTGGTAAAGGTGGCAAAGGCTTGGGAAAGGGAGGCGCTAAGCGTCATCGCAAGGTTCTGCGTGATAACATCCAGGGTATCACGAAGCCCGCTATCCGCCGTTTGGCTCGTCGTGGCGGTGTAAAACGTATCTCGGGACTCATCTACGAGGAAACTCGTGGAGTGCTGAAAGTGTTTTTGGAAAACGTTATCCGTGATGCCGTCACCTACACCGAACATGCCAAGAGGAAGACAGTCACAGCCATGGATGTTGTGTATGCTCTGAAGAGACAAGGCCGCACGCTGTACGGTTTCGGCGGTTAA
- the LOC108156794 gene encoding histone H2A, translating into MSGRGKGGKVKGKAKSRSNRAGLQFPVGRIHRLLRKGNYAERVGAGAPVYLAAVMEYLAAEVLELAGNAARDNKKTRIIPRHLQLAIRNDEELNKLLSGVTIAQGGVLPNIQAVLLPKKTEKKA; encoded by the coding sequence ATGTCTGGTCGTGGTAAAGGTGGCAAAGTGAAGGGAAAGGCAAAGTCTCGGTCGAACCGTGCTGGTCTTCAGTTCCCTGTTGGTCGTATTCATCGTCTACTTCGCAAGGGCAACTATGCCGAGCGTGTCGGTGCCGGCGCTCCCGTTTACCTGGCTGCCGTGATGGAATACTTGGCCGCTGAAGTTCTCGAGTTGGCTGGCAATGCTGCCCGTGATAACAAGAAGACGAGAATTATCCCTCGCCATCTGCAGCTGGCCATCCGCAACGATGAGGAGTTGAACAAACTGCTCTCAGGCGTCACCATTGCTCAGGGTGGTGTGTTGCCCAACATCCAGGCCGTTCTGCTGCCCAAGAAGACCGAGAAGAAGGCATAA
- the LOC117187287 gene encoding histone H1-like, giving the protein MSDSAVATSASPVAAPPVPAEKKVAAKKASGSAAATAKAKKPTAPPSHPPTQQMVDASIKSLKERGGSSLLAIKKYITAEYKCDAQKLAPFIKKYLKSAVANGKLIQTKGKGASGSFKLSASAKKEPKPKVASVEKKVKSKKVASSSSAATKKTASPKKAAAAGDKKLKVKKSVATKKTAEKKKTEKAKAKDAKITGTVKAKPAATKAKSSPAKPKPKPKAKAVAAAASVKPKKTTKKPAAPATVKKPKAKTTAAKK; this is encoded by the coding sequence ATGTCCGATTCTGCAGTTGCAACATCCGCGTCTCCAGTGGCTGCTCCACCAGTACCAGCGGAGAAGAAGGTGGCCGCCAAAAAGGCATCTGGATCCGCTGCTGCTACTGCAAAGGCAAAGAAGCCCACAGCTCCACCATCGCATCCCCCAACTCAGCAAATGGTTGACGCTTCGATTAAGAGCTTGAAGGAACGTGGCGGCTCATCGCTTTTGGCAATCAAGAAATATATTACTGCCGAATACAAATGCGATGCCCAGAAACTGGCCCCATTTATCAAGAAGTACTTGAAGTCGGCCGTTGCCAATGGAAAGCTGATCCAAACAAAGGGAAAGGGTGCATCTGGTTCGTTCAAGCTGTCGGCTTCCGCCAAAAAGGAGCCCAAGCCAAAGGTTGCATCTGTCGAGAAGAAAGTTAAAAGTAAGAAGGTGGCGTCATCGTCGTCGGCGGCAACCAAGAAGACAGCAAGCCCTAAAAAAGCAGCCGCTGCCGGTGACAAGAAACTAAAGGTGAAGAAGTCAGTCGCCACCAAGAAGACCGCCGAGAAGAAGAAAACTGAGAAGGCAAAGGCTAAGGATGCGAAGATAACTGGAACCGTGAAGGCGAAGCCAGCAGCGACAAAGGCCAAGTCGAGCCCAGCaaaaccaaagccaaagccaaaagcAAAGGCTGTAGCTGCAGCGGCATCTGTCAAGCCCAAGAAGACAACGAAGAAGCCAGCAGCTCCCGCCACTGTAAAGAAGCCGAAAGCCAAGACGACAGCGGCCAAAAAGTAA